A region from the Altererythrobacter sp. H2 genome encodes:
- a CDS encoding catechol 2,3-dioxygenase → MALTGVIRPGYVQLRVLDLDEAIVHYRDRIGLNLVSVEDGRAFFQAFDEFDRHSIILREADTAGLDRMAFKVAKDSDLDHFAERLLDAGVHVDVIPAGEDPGVGRKIRFNTPTSHVFDLYAEMELSETGPAVRNPDVWIAEPRGMRAIRFDHCALNGVDISASAKIFVEVLDFSVTEELVDESTGARLGIFLSCSNKAHDVAFLGYPEDGRIHHTSFNLESWHDVGHAADIISRYDISLDIGPTRHGITRGQTIYFFDPSGNRNETFSGGYFYYPDNPRRMWQAENAGKAIFYYEKALTDRFMTVNT, encoded by the coding sequence ATGGCTTTGACCGGTGTAATTCGCCCTGGATATGTGCAACTGCGGGTCCTCGATCTCGACGAGGCTATTGTTCATTATCGTGACCGAATTGGTCTCAATCTCGTCAGCGTCGAGGATGGGCGTGCCTTCTTCCAGGCGTTCGACGAATTCGACCGCCACAGCATTATCCTGCGCGAAGCCGATACCGCTGGGCTTGACCGGATGGCGTTCAAGGTCGCGAAAGACTCCGATCTTGATCATTTTGCCGAACGCCTGCTCGACGCGGGAGTGCACGTCGATGTCATTCCCGCTGGCGAAGATCCGGGTGTCGGACGCAAAATCCGCTTCAACACGCCGACCTCGCATGTGTTTGACCTATACGCAGAAATGGAGCTGTCCGAAACCGGGCCGGCGGTCCGCAATCCTGATGTCTGGATAGCCGAACCGCGTGGCATGCGGGCAATCCGCTTTGATCACTGCGCGCTCAACGGCGTGGACATCTCGGCGAGCGCCAAGATCTTCGTGGAAGTTCTCGACTTCTCAGTCACCGAGGAACTGGTCGACGAAAGTACGGGGGCACGTCTCGGTATTTTCCTTTCATGCAGCAACAAGGCCCATGATGTCGCCTTTCTGGGCTATCCGGAAGATGGCCGGATCCACCACACTTCGTTCAACCTCGAATCCTGGCACGATGTTGGGCACGCGGCTGACATTATCAGTCGCTACGATATCTCGCTCGACATCGGCCCGACGCGCCACGGGATCACTCGCGGCCAGACGATCTATTTCTTCGATCCGTCAGGCAACCGCAACGAGACGTTCAGCGGCGGCTATTTCTACTACCCCGACAACCCGCGCCGCATGTGGCAGGCAGAAAACGCGGGCAAGGCGATTTTCTATTACGAGAAAGCGCTGACCGACCGTTTCATGACGGTGAACACCTGA
- a CDS encoding alpha/beta fold hydrolase, with protein MATATKEDARPEIGKSLVVDGSVTNYHDVGEGPPVLLIHGSGPGVTAWANWRLNMPALAKQFRVIAPDMYGFGYSDSKGRIEDKQIWVDQIAGLLDGLGIDKVSMVGNSFGGGIALAFTIAHPDRVDRAVLMGPAGLEFPITPALDEVWGYVPSVEAMRSSLEYLAWDHSRLTDDLIKSRYEASMRPGAQEPYHATFGGANRQANIAMLASREEDIAALQHEMLVLHGRFDQVIPLESSVRLATLLPRADLNVFGECGHWVQIERMASFNRVVSEFFTNGLKG; from the coding sequence ATGGCCACCGCAACGAAAGAAGATGCACGCCCCGAGATCGGCAAGTCGCTGGTGGTCGATGGCAGTGTTACCAACTACCATGATGTGGGCGAAGGTCCGCCGGTCCTGCTTATCCATGGATCGGGACCAGGTGTCACGGCATGGGCTAACTGGCGGCTCAATATGCCAGCTCTTGCGAAACAGTTCCGGGTGATTGCGCCGGACATGTACGGATTTGGTTATTCCGATTCCAAGGGCCGTATCGAAGACAAGCAGATCTGGGTCGACCAGATTGCCGGCCTGCTCGACGGGCTTGGCATCGACAAGGTGTCGATGGTGGGCAATTCGTTCGGTGGCGGCATTGCGCTGGCTTTCACGATCGCGCATCCGGATCGAGTCGATCGGGCGGTACTGATGGGGCCGGCCGGTCTTGAGTTCCCGATCACGCCTGCGCTCGATGAGGTCTGGGGCTATGTTCCCTCGGTCGAGGCCATGCGCTCGTCGCTCGAATATCTTGCCTGGGATCACAGCAGGCTGACCGACGATCTGATCAAGTCGCGATACGAAGCAAGTATGCGTCCTGGTGCACAGGAACCGTATCATGCGACGTTTGGCGGCGCGAACCGTCAAGCCAATATCGCGATGCTGGCAAGCCGCGAAGAAGACATTGCTGCGCTGCAACACGAAATGCTGGTGCTGCATGGCCGGTTCGATCAGGTTATTCCACTGGAGTCGAGCGTACGCTTGGCAACGCTGCTGCCTCGTGCTGACCTGAACGTGTTCGGCGAATGCGGGCACTGGGTTCAGATTGAGCGCATGGCCAGCTTTAACCGAGTTGTGTCTGAATTTTTCACCAACGGCCTCAAGGGCTGA